One window of the Cryptomeria japonica chromosome 7, Sugi_1.0, whole genome shotgun sequence genome contains the following:
- the LOC131044336 gene encoding (S)-canadine synthase CYP719A21-like: MGKTYGPVMTVWMGPLPVIVLTGQAPIWEALVNQAVNFSGRYLFYCRQFITASYRTTFSSPYNEHWIKLRKILHNNVLSPAHVELQSSSHQASVNKLINNLEKEMKENDGVVRPLHALKMMAMSFIAPLCFGLDFQDDNFFSKLEEFIAEVIMLTKTGDTFLDLFPLSCFFVPSSIRTERKRKSLRDDILHLLLPFIRFARSYRECFKWSAPSSFLYCLLSIGEGEEAEHKSKLSDEEIAFNLYELFVLAVDSTSTTIEWVLAYLITNPHIQERAFQEISQAAQEGKGALLGFEDLRKLPYLQSVVKETVRKESITPLGMFHQTENECKVMDITIPAKSVVLFNLHSVSNDPELWKEPDEFRPDRFLDKNESEKVRMAYLPFGAGRRVCAGMDLASVYISVTLASLLKSFEWGCAKEGSLPDLSRDVSSLLMSMKYPLEARITPRPS; this comes from the coding sequence ATGGGCAAAACATATGGTCCGGTCATGACAGTTTGGATGGGTCCATTGCCAGTTATAGTCCTCACCGGCCAAGCTCCAATCTGGGAGGCCCTGGTTAATCAGGCCGTCAATTTTTCTGGTCGGTACTTATTCTACTGTAGGCAATTCATTACTGCCTCTTACAGGACTACATTTAGTTCTCCCTACAACGAGCATTGGATTAAGCTTAGAAAGATTCTGCACAACAATGTTCTCAGCCCAGCCCATGTTGAACTTCAGAGCTCTTCTCATCAGGCAAGTGTGAATAAACTCATCAACAACTTAGAAAAGGAGATGAAAGAGAACGATGGCGTGGTGAGGCCCCTTCATGCCTTGAAAATGATGGCAATGAGTTTTATTGCCCCATTATGCTTTGGCTTGGACTTTCAAGACGATAACTTCTTTTCCAAGCTGGAAGAATTCATAGCTGAAGTTATTATGCTGACTAAAACAGGAGATACATTTCTGGATTTATTTCCTCTTAGTTGCTTCTTTGTTCCTTCATCAATCAGAACTGAAAGGAAACGGAAGTCTCTGCGAGATGATATTCTGCATCTCCTGTTGCCTTTTATCCGATTTGCTCGCAGTTATAGAGAATGCTTTAAGTGGTCTGCTCCCAGCAGTTTCTTGTATTGTTTACTGTCCATTGGAGAAGGGGAGGAGGCCGAACATAAATCAAAGTTATCCGATGAAGAGATAGCTTTCAATTTGTATGAGCTGTTCGTTCTCGCAGTAGACAGCACATCCACGACCATAGAATGGGTTCTCGCTTACCTGATAACCAACCCCCACATCCAAGAGAGGGCTTTTCAAGAAATAAGCCAAGCAGCGCAGGAAGGAAAAGGTGCGTTGTTAGGTTTTGAGGATTTGAGGAAGCTTCCATACTTACAAAGTGTGGTGAAGGAAACGGTGAGAAAAGAATCGATTACCCCACTTGGGATGTTTCACCAGACAGAAAACGAATGTAAAGTGATGGACATCACCATACCTGCAAAGTCAGTAGTTCTCTTTAATCTACACAGCGTGTCCAACGATCCTGAGCTTTGGAAAGAGCCCGACGAGTTCAGGCCTGACAGATTTCTCGACAAGAATGAGTCGGAAAAGGTCAGAATGGCATATCTTCCGTTTGGAGCAGGAAGGCGTGTGTGCGCAGGAATGGACTTGGCCAGCGTGTATATTTCGGTCACTCTTGCCAGTTTACTTAAATCATTTGAGTGGGGATGTGCGAAGGAAGGTAGTCTGCCTGATCTTAGTCGGGATGTTTCAAGTCTGCTCATGTCCATGAAGTATCCATTGGAAGCTCGAATTACACCTCGTCCATCATGA